The bacterium genome window below encodes:
- a CDS encoding DUF4340 domain-containing protein, which translates to MRRSFLKAAVLPSIAVLLGAYYLLFERPEPKATQAPPPSLLIFPGLSPEHISRIELRTPDVTLDAVKREGKWVLRSPQKAPASQAEIERLISILTSAEYTRKARFDQIGGDLAQFGLTSPSLIISVRSDEPSRQERPARMIRFGHLSPSGAVVYAIAAQGQELLLIDADVVNRLKYFLFVPPLGRGARS; encoded by the coding sequence ATGCGAAGAAGTTTTCTAAAAGCAGCCGTGCTCCCCTCAATTGCCGTCCTGCTCGGAGCATATTACCTCCTGTTTGAGCGGCCCGAGCCCAAAGCGACTCAAGCGCCCCCTCCCTCCTTGCTCATATTCCCTGGCCTCTCGCCGGAGCACATCTCAAGAATAGAGCTGCGCACCCCCGACGTAACGCTTGATGCGGTCAAGCGCGAGGGCAAATGGGTGCTCAGAAGCCCGCAGAAAGCTCCCGCCAGCCAAGCCGAGATAGAGCGCCTCATCTCAATCCTCACCAGCGCAGAATACACCAGGAAGGCACGATTTGATCAGATCGGCGGCGATCTTGCGCAGTTCGGCCTGACGAGCCCAAGCCTCATCATCTCTGTTCGGTCGGACGAGCCATCGAGGCAAGAGCGCCCAGCGCGGATGATACGCTTCGGCCACCTCTCGCCCTCGGGAGCAGTGGTCTATGCCATTGCGGCTCAGGGCCAGGAGCTGCTTCTCATTGACGCAGATGTCGTCAACCGTCTGAAATACTTCCTGTTTGTCCCGCCGCTCGGCCGCGGCGCCCGGAGCTGA
- a CDS encoding S8 family serine peptidase: MLKKVLLTVLLCLAAYILSMAIVPQTTEPPVLRLRLLTFDPGELDALGIPDELLLASYLPGTEGLYIVQFSGPVAYEQREALVDAGAKIVGYLPDYAYLAVMGDSSWDMVSRWPRDGTFGAVWAGLYQPAFKVSPSLLDATSDAEDFIEITIQQFGETRESLDSLADVVASSEARVEVVGDSVFKTTQRLRVKVWLDDLYQFATEVARRPSVIWIERYWQPVLLNENSCWICQSFSEGSTPVWNKGIHGEGQIVGISDTGLDADMCFFYDASEGLPSSSINNGQRKTIVYYDLAGNGDWDDYGHGTHCAGTIAGDDSATPGHYDTGDGMAFCAKLVIQDVASGGSLDGLPGNLNTLFGQARNAGARIHSNSWGSGYNGYDSYAQDVDEFMWDNPSFLIVFAAGNDGPNEHTVGTPATAKDLVSVGASQNVYTAQDPENVASFSSNGPTEDGRMNPTVCAPGQSVHSAASDYNVYTYNCGLRYMQGTSMSCPTTAGLAALVRQYYVDGYYPSGTSNAADGFVPSAALLKATLVNSARDMSGNYTDGPIPSTGQGWGRILLDDALYFAGDQCSLEANDVSPGLSTGQSDSYQVKSQGGCKLEVTLVWTDYRSSLSASTNLVNDLDLTVESPDSTMFKGNNYAGGSSSSGGTYDRLNVVECVQIDSPDPGTYQITVSAYNVPVGPQPYALVVTGAGSNEAPELSNGSVSPDSGDETDTFTYSVDYFDVDGDGAHTKDVYIDGAPHEMSLSTGSESDGTYRYETLLPSGTRNYYFYFDDGRGESARLPASGTYSGPTVDGAPPESTCWCDEYSGSPIAVSFSASDTGSGVLRTQLYYKYQSGGWTDSGDSLGGNAGTFNFSPPYGEGVYYFYTIATDTAGNREEPPAEADTQTVYDATAPSSSCTGPDWASTIIELNFTASDGGSGVALTYLWYRYEGGSWQQFGEPATGESGTFSFTPPSGDGAYSFYTIATDLAGNEESAPGSADVQVEVETVPPQSSCTAPRLSKELDISIQYTASDAKSGIDSVRLWYKFDSGAWNDTGQDETGTSGAFNFHLNRGDGNYYFYTIARDVAGNTEGPPQGSDTFTIFDTAKPESFCTAPGCSPSGSITVWFEAGDPGTNIENTKLYAKFEDGQFEDTGLEEKGTVGQFAYVADQGEGAYYFYSISEDKAGNVEDPPASHDAVTVLDQSAPSSTCASPAIGSTTFTITFTASDAGCGVNHTTLFASFEGGSYSEWGEPNEGDSGAFEFGAVAGDGLYSFYTRALDLAGNEEAPPATPDTVTIVDSVPASSSCTSPAYSTVGTIDVDFLASDQSSQIASTRLWYRIGDGDFQDSGLSLAGTSGTFEFPCSSGEAQYAFYTTATDAAGNQELPPAGPDATCTFDATAPQSLCTSADVANETPVAVGFEAADSLSGVSETELLFSFNAGDWEHSGLFTTGTSGSFSFSPPYGAGTYRFVTVCADLAGNVEETPAAADCSTYFDEDMPLSSCSSAAATTETSVLVSYTASGGVSGLQQVELWSVFEDGDAQDSGLVADEAAGTFEFAAELGDGHYGFFTIAINNDETREQEPASPDSVTLVDTTSPNTTCDAPQYATLSSITVGFFSSDAHSAIAGASLYYRMDGGAWVLFETLEGTPSGAFSFDFPGPEGTYAFSVVAVDALGNAESLGAACATTIYDVTAPVSTSDSPDYVSESTIAIQYEASDNIAGVALVELYYQFGDSGWTYSQSKSDPIGAFEFGLATQEGTWGFAAVAQDPAGNIEQIPTEPETLTVVDWTAPVVTVSTLAWASAGTLDVNFDATDLVSGFAGASLWYQFDEGDWHATEIACGPESSTLQFDFNSGEGAYDFWVEVKDLASNSNGDPTHSLSGTTFDATPPSSSCVAPEYATQSQIEVLFEVEDALSSQVFTKLQYSLDGGQWVVLPGVEEGFDGKFSFKTPADGGYVFRTLSTDVAGNHESTGASATCGTIVDTHAPSSTCTAPELVVSTAVTIAFSASDGTSGVRRTELWMSYESGGFEDTGLTAEGETGEFHVALSSGDGVYSFYTISEDMAGNMEPGKDEADTSLVLDTIVPDSTCQSPMFATKAFIVTFTASGGASDIDRVSLYYKFDEGPWEDTGLSVSAASGGFTFEPEDGDGYYYFATRARDMAGNEEPLTLEPDCRTIVDTAMPASTASCDNLTNQSRFPIGFTASDTLSGIASVDLYYSHEHGLVTPAGYSSQESSGTFDFESEDGDGLYELYTIATDKAGNRELAPVTPDCSILLDTLAPETSCESPESTSNPSVEVSFTTTDTGGGVAETRLLYRLSGGLVWIDTGLVSQAGSGTFVFSFSAGVGLYEFKAVSVDQAGNQELVGNMPCSTTMYQPQAPEPTLWVSDESHDFGALQVGNVGTFKLVVRNDGNADLIVDAVETSGDPFYFVGPGSFTLAPAESLGLNVFYFSGVDKQMPGHLTIGSNDPNTPDKQIVLSGSVSQDDTAFVAVTTDRAEYRVGDTIWVVYTLGNPGPAVAVDAYAAVYLPGDDTLYYFPSFGTWPTPISLTLTQGLYIPPTTLLTLPLASPIPTGQYTLFAGLCVQGSDFELIGDLSVATFSFK, encoded by the coding sequence ATGTTGAAGAAGGTGCTGCTTACCGTTTTGCTCTGTCTTGCGGCCTACATTCTATCGATGGCAATCGTGCCTCAAACTACTGAGCCGCCGGTTCTTAGGCTGCGGCTTCTGACTTTTGACCCGGGCGAGCTTGATGCGCTTGGGATACCTGACGAGTTGCTGCTTGCTTCATATCTGCCTGGGACTGAGGGGCTTTACATCGTCCAGTTTTCGGGCCCTGTCGCTTACGAGCAGAGGGAAGCGTTGGTTGATGCTGGCGCAAAGATAGTGGGCTATCTGCCGGATTATGCCTACCTGGCAGTGATGGGGGATAGCAGCTGGGATATGGTGTCGCGTTGGCCTCGTGATGGCACGTTCGGGGCCGTGTGGGCGGGGCTATATCAGCCAGCCTTCAAGGTAAGCCCCAGTCTGTTGGACGCGACCTCTGATGCCGAGGACTTCATCGAGATCACGATTCAGCAGTTCGGTGAGACGCGCGAATCGCTCGACAGTCTTGCCGATGTGGTTGCCTCGAGCGAGGCGCGAGTCGAGGTCGTGGGGGATTCGGTGTTCAAGACCACGCAGCGGCTGAGGGTGAAGGTGTGGTTGGACGATTTATATCAATTCGCAACTGAGGTGGCGAGGCGCCCGAGCGTTATTTGGATCGAGCGATATTGGCAGCCGGTTCTTCTGAACGAGAACTCCTGCTGGATATGCCAGTCCTTCTCGGAAGGTAGCACACCCGTGTGGAACAAAGGTATCCACGGCGAGGGGCAGATAGTCGGCATTTCCGACACGGGGCTTGATGCCGATATGTGTTTTTTCTACGACGCCTCGGAGGGCTTGCCGAGCTCGAGCATCAACAACGGCCAGCGCAAGACGATCGTCTATTACGATCTTGCGGGGAACGGGGACTGGGACGACTACGGGCATGGCACTCACTGTGCGGGCACAATTGCTGGGGACGATTCTGCCACCCCTGGGCATTATGACACAGGGGACGGGATGGCGTTCTGCGCCAAGCTAGTCATTCAGGATGTAGCTAGCGGCGGGTCCCTTGATGGGCTGCCTGGCAACCTGAACACGCTGTTCGGTCAGGCCAGGAACGCGGGAGCTAGGATTCACTCTAACAGTTGGGGCAGTGGCTACAACGGTTACGATTCGTATGCTCAGGACGTCGATGAGTTCATGTGGGACAATCCCTCGTTTCTGATTGTGTTCGCGGCTGGCAACGACGGGCCGAACGAGCACACCGTTGGGACGCCTGCGACTGCCAAGGACCTTGTCTCAGTGGGTGCATCGCAGAACGTTTACACCGCTCAGGACCCTGAGAACGTAGCATCCTTCAGCAGCAACGGCCCGACCGAGGACGGGCGGATGAATCCGACTGTGTGTGCGCCGGGACAGTCGGTTCACTCCGCGGCCTCGGACTACAACGTTTATACGTACAATTGCGGGCTGCGGTATATGCAGGGGACGAGCATGTCTTGCCCAACGACGGCGGGATTGGCGGCCCTTGTTAGGCAGTATTACGTCGATGGCTATTACCCGTCCGGGACGTCTAACGCAGCCGACGGCTTCGTGCCAAGCGCCGCGCTGCTCAAGGCTACTCTCGTAAACTCAGCGAGGGACATGTCTGGCAACTACACGGACGGCCCGATCCCGAGCACGGGCCAGGGCTGGGGGCGCATCCTTCTGGACGATGCGCTCTACTTCGCTGGGGACCAATGCTCACTGGAGGCTAATGACGTGTCCCCGGGGCTTTCAACGGGTCAGAGCGATAGCTACCAGGTGAAGTCGCAGGGCGGGTGCAAGCTCGAGGTAACTCTCGTGTGGACGGACTATCGCTCGTCGCTGTCTGCGAGCACTAATCTCGTCAATGACCTCGATCTCACGGTCGAGTCGCCCGATTCGACCATGTTCAAGGGGAACAACTATGCTGGCGGGAGCTCCAGCTCGGGTGGCACCTACGACAGGCTGAATGTGGTTGAGTGTGTGCAGATCGACAGCCCCGACCCAGGCACATATCAGATTACGGTGTCGGCCTACAACGTGCCGGTCGGGCCTCAGCCATACGCGCTTGTGGTGACGGGGGCCGGCTCGAACGAGGCGCCGGAGCTCTCAAACGGGAGCGTATCACCTGATTCTGGAGATGAGACAGACACGTTTACGTATTCGGTCGATTACTTTGACGTGGACGGTGACGGTGCGCACACGAAGGATGTCTATATCGATGGTGCGCCACACGAGATGTCGCTTTCAACGGGTTCTGAAAGTGACGGGACCTATAGATACGAGACGCTGCTGCCCAGCGGAACGCGCAACTACTACTTCTACTTCGACGATGGGCGGGGTGAGAGCGCCAGGCTGCCGGCGAGTGGGACGTATTCGGGGCCGACAGTGGATGGTGCTCCTCCGGAATCGACGTGCTGGTGCGATGAGTACTCAGGTAGCCCGATAGCGGTCAGTTTCTCTGCTTCGGACACTGGGAGCGGCGTCCTGAGGACCCAGCTCTATTACAAGTATCAGTCGGGTGGGTGGACTGACTCGGGCGATTCGCTCGGCGGCAACGCCGGGACGTTCAACTTCAGCCCGCCGTATGGGGAGGGGGTCTATTACTTCTACACGATAGCGACTGATACGGCTGGCAATCGCGAGGAGCCGCCGGCCGAGGCTGATACACAGACGGTCTATGACGCTACCGCCCCATCGTCGAGCTGCACAGGGCCTGACTGGGCGTCAACGATCATTGAGCTGAACTTCACGGCCAGCGACGGCGGCAGCGGGGTCGCCCTGACCTACCTCTGGTATCGTTACGAGGGCGGTTCATGGCAACAGTTCGGCGAGCCCGCAACAGGTGAGTCCGGCACTTTCTCCTTCACGCCACCCTCGGGGGACGGCGCCTACTCATTCTACACAATCGCTACCGATCTGGCCGGTAACGAGGAATCGGCGCCCGGAAGCGCCGACGTTCAGGTCGAGGTGGAAACCGTGCCTCCGCAATCATCCTGCACAGCCCCGAGGCTCTCTAAGGAGCTCGACATCTCGATCCAATATACCGCCTCGGACGCCAAGTCTGGCATCGACAGCGTGCGGCTCTGGTATAAGTTTGATAGTGGGGCATGGAACGATACCGGACAGGACGAGACGGGGACATCGGGAGCTTTCAATTTTCATCTGAACAGAGGCGACGGCAACTACTATTTCTATACGATAGCGAGGGACGTTGCGGGGAACACAGAGGGGCCACCCCAAGGCTCCGACACATTCACCATATTCGACACAGCAAAGCCCGAGTCGTTCTGCACGGCGCCCGGGTGCAGCCCGTCCGGGTCCATTACTGTTTGGTTTGAGGCGGGCGACCCCGGCACGAACATTGAGAACACGAAGCTCTACGCCAAATTCGAGGATGGGCAATTCGAGGACACTGGCCTTGAGGAAAAGGGCACCGTGGGGCAGTTCGCCTACGTAGCGGACCAGGGCGAGGGCGCGTATTACTTCTACAGCATATCCGAGGACAAGGCGGGCAACGTAGAGGACCCACCCGCTAGCCACGACGCGGTAACCGTGCTCGACCAGTCCGCTCCTAGCTCGACGTGTGCTTCCCCTGCTATCGGCTCGACGACGTTCACGATAACGTTCACCGCCAGCGATGCGGGCTGCGGGGTCAACCATACCACTCTGTTCGCGAGCTTCGAGGGCGGGTCCTACTCGGAGTGGGGTGAGCCCAATGAGGGGGACTCGGGAGCCTTTGAGTTCGGCGCCGTTGCCGGTGATGGGTTATACAGCTTCTACACGAGGGCGCTCGACCTAGCCGGTAACGAGGAGGCCCCTCCAGCAACACCGGACACCGTAACGATCGTCGATAGCGTCCCCGCAAGCTCGTCCTGCACGTCTCCGGCCTACTCCACGGTGGGCACGATAGATGTTGATTTCCTGGCATCCGACCAGAGCTCGCAAATCGCCTCGACAAGACTTTGGTATCGCATCGGCGATGGCGACTTCCAGGATTCGGGCCTTTCATTGGCCGGAACGTCGGGAACGTTTGAGTTTCCCTGCTCATCCGGGGAGGCGCAATATGCGTTTTATACAACGGCGACCGACGCTGCTGGCAATCAGGAGTTGCCCCCAGCCGGCCCCGACGCAACCTGCACATTCGACGCCACGGCGCCTCAATCATTATGCACTTCAGCCGACGTCGCAAACGAGACGCCGGTCGCGGTCGGGTTCGAGGCAGCAGATTCTCTCTCCGGCGTTTCCGAGACCGAACTGCTGTTCAGCTTCAATGCCGGTGATTGGGAGCATTCAGGCCTCTTCACGACGGGAACGTCAGGCAGCTTCTCGTTCTCTCCTCCCTATGGCGCGGGGACATATCGGTTCGTGACGGTCTGTGCGGACCTTGCTGGCAACGTTGAGGAGACCCCTGCGGCCGCCGACTGCTCGACCTATTTCGATGAGGATATGCCCCTTTCGAGCTGCTCCTCCGCGGCGGCTACGACCGAGACGAGTGTTCTTGTGTCATATACTGCAAGCGGCGGCGTGAGCGGGCTGCAACAGGTAGAGCTCTGGTCCGTGTTTGAGGATGGCGACGCACAGGATAGCGGGCTGGTAGCGGACGAGGCGGCAGGAACGTTCGAGTTCGCGGCCGAGCTCGGAGACGGCCATTACGGGTTCTTCACCATCGCCATTAACAACGATGAGACCCGCGAGCAGGAGCCTGCAAGTCCTGACTCGGTAACGCTCGTTGACACGACGTCTCCGAACACAACCTGCGATGCGCCTCAATATGCGACCCTCTCCTCGATCACGGTCGGGTTCTTCTCTAGTGATGCGCACTCGGCGATTGCAGGCGCCTCGCTTTACTACAGAATGGATGGTGGTGCGTGGGTTCTGTTCGAGACCCTCGAGGGGACCCCGTCCGGTGCATTTTCGTTTGACTTTCCGGGGCCGGAAGGGACTTATGCATTCAGCGTCGTGGCGGTTGATGCTTTGGGCAACGCCGAATCGCTGGGCGCAGCTTGCGCAACGACCATCTATGACGTTACTGCACCCGTGTCCACGAGCGACTCGCCGGACTACGTGAGCGAATCAACTATCGCCATTCAATACGAGGCGTCGGATAACATCGCTGGCGTCGCGCTCGTTGAACTTTACTACCAGTTTGGGGACAGCGGCTGGACGTATTCTCAAAGCAAATCCGACCCAATCGGCGCCTTCGAGTTCGGCCTCGCGACCCAGGAGGGAACGTGGGGGTTCGCCGCCGTGGCTCAGGACCCGGCTGGCAACATTGAGCAGATTCCAACCGAGCCTGAGACGCTCACGGTGGTCGATTGGACGGCGCCTGTCGTTACGGTTTCAACCCTCGCATGGGCAAGCGCCGGCACGCTAGATGTCAACTTTGATGCGACGGACTTGGTGTCCGGCTTCGCTGGCGCATCGTTGTGGTATCAATTCGATGAAGGCGACTGGCACGCGACGGAGATCGCTTGCGGGCCGGAGAGCAGCACCCTACAGTTTGATTTTAACTCCGGCGAGGGGGCTTACGATTTCTGGGTCGAGGTCAAAGACCTCGCTAGCAACTCGAACGGCGATCCCACGCATTCCCTTTCGGGCACGACGTTCGACGCGACACCGCCGAGCTCGAGCTGCGTTGCGCCAGAATATGCCACGCAGTCGCAGATCGAGGTCCTGTTTGAGGTGGAAGATGCGCTTTCCAGCCAGGTCTTCACAAAGCTGCAATACAGCCTAGATGGCGGGCAATGGGTGGTTCTGCCCGGCGTCGAGGAGGGGTTTGACGGCAAGTTCAGCTTCAAGACGCCGGCCGATGGCGGTTACGTTTTCAGAACGCTCTCGACTGACGTTGCGGGGAATCACGAGAGCACGGGGGCCTCGGCCACGTGCGGGACGATCGTTGATACCCACGCGCCATCATCAACGTGCACGGCGCCAGAGCTAGTCGTCTCAACTGCGGTAACGATTGCGTTTTCTGCCAGCGACGGGACGAGCGGCGTTCGGAGAACAGAGCTTTGGATGAGCTACGAGAGCGGGGGCTTCGAGGACACTGGCCTTACCGCTGAGGGCGAAACGGGCGAGTTTCATGTCGCGCTTTCAAGTGGCGATGGCGTGTATTCGTTCTACACCATCAGTGAGGACATGGCCGGCAACATGGAGCCGGGGAAAGACGAGGCGGACACGAGTCTGGTTCTCGACACCATTGTCCCAGATTCCACGTGTCAAAGCCCTATGTTCGCAACGAAGGCCTTTATAGTAACGTTCACGGCGAGCGGCGGCGCGTCAGACATAGACAGGGTCTCGCTCTACTACAAGTTCGACGAGGGCCCGTGGGAGGACACGGGGCTTTCCGTCAGCGCGGCCTCGGGCGGATTCACGTTCGAGCCCGAGGATGGCGATGGCTACTACTACTTCGCGACCCGTGCCCGTGACATGGCTGGCAACGAGGAGCCGCTCACTCTAGAGCCCGACTGCCGGACGATCGTTGACACCGCAATGCCCGCCTCGACCGCGAGCTGCGACAACCTCACGAACCAATCTCGGTTCCCCATCGGCTTCACCGCCTCGGACACGCTCAGCGGCATTGCCTCGGTTGACCTCTATTACTCACACGAGCATGGGCTGGTTACGCCGGCAGGATACTCGTCGCAGGAGTCATCCGGCACGTTCGATTTCGAGTCCGAGGATGGCGACGGCTTGTATGAGCTCTACACGATAGCGACCGACAAGGCTGGCAACAGGGAGCTTGCGCCTGTGACGCCGGACTGCTCGATTCTGCTCGATACTTTGGCGCCTGAGACATCATGCGAGTCGCCGGAATCAACTTCGAACCCGTCCGTAGAAGTCAGCTTCACGACGACGGACACCGGAGGCGGCGTCGCTGAGACGAGGCTCCTATATCGGTTGTCTGGTGGATTGGTGTGGATCGACACCGGGCTCGTGTCCCAGGCTGGCTCGGGCACCTTCGTGTTTTCCTTTTCTGCTGGTGTGGGCCTGTATGAGTTCAAGGCAGTTTCGGTGGACCAGGCTGGCAACCAGGAGCTTGTCGGGAACATGCCCTGCTCCACCACGATGTATCAGCCCCAGGCACCGGAGCCCACGCTGTGGGTCTCCGATGAATCTCACGACTTCGGCGCGCTACAGGTCGGCAACGTGGGGACCTTCAAGCTCGTGGTCCGCAACGATGGCAATGCCGACCTAATTGTCGATGCAGTTGAGACCAGCGGCGATCCGTTCTACTTCGTGGGGCCTGGGTCGTTCACGCTCGCGCCCGCCGAGTCGCTCGGCCTGAACGTCTTCTACTTCTCCGGAGTTGATAAGCAGATGCCAGGCCATTTGACGATCGGCTCGAACGATCCCAACACGCCGGACAAGCAGATAGTGCTTTCAGGCTCGGTATCTCAGGACGACACGGCGTTTGTAGCAGTTACGACTGACAGAGCCGAGTACCGGGTAGGTGATACGATTTGGGTTGTTTACACGCTGGGCAATCCTGGCCCTGCGGTTGCGGTCGATGCCTATGCGGCTGTTTATCTGCCGGGCGACGATACCCTTTACTACTTCCCGAGCTTCGGGACCTGGCCGACCCCGATCTCATTGACGCTGACCCAGGGCCTATACATCCCGCCGACCACGCTGCTTACGCTCCCGCTGGCCAGTCCAATCCCTACTGGGCAATACACCCTGTTCGCGGGGTTATGTGTGCAGGGCTCCGATTTCGAGCTGATAGGCGACCTGTCGGTGGCGACCTTCAGCTTCAAATAG
- a CDS encoding indolepyruvate oxidoreductase subunit beta has product MNNGKNILLVGVGGQGILLASEVLSQAAMLQGFDVKKSEIHGMSQRGGIVSSHVRYGEHIYSPLIIKASADVLLSFEKAESYRWIEYLRPGGDVITNTTEIVPPIIYVMGKEYPHDVIERMHKRGVNVLAVDAASVAKSVGNVRAMNVVLLGVLSRKLNFPNETWLAALSGRVPSKHLEVNLRAFEEGQKLAELN; this is encoded by the coding sequence ATGAACAACGGAAAGAACATTCTGCTTGTAGGTGTGGGCGGTCAGGGGATTCTGCTTGCCTCGGAGGTCCTCTCTCAGGCAGCGATGCTTCAGGGCTTCGACGTCAAGAAGAGCGAGATACACGGAATGTCGCAGCGGGGTGGTATCGTCTCGAGCCATGTCCGCTACGGGGAGCATATTTACTCGCCGCTCATAATCAAAGCCTCTGCGGACGTCCTTCTCTCGTTTGAGAAGGCGGAGAGTTACCGCTGGATCGAGTATCTCAGGCCCGGCGGAGACGTCATCACAAACACGACCGAGATCGTTCCGCCCATTATCTATGTCATGGGCAAGGAGTATCCGCACGACGTGATAGAAAGAATGCACAAGAGGGGAGTAAATGTCCTTGCTGTCGATGCCGCGTCGGTTGCCAAGAGCGTTGGCAACGTGCGGGCGATGAACGTTGTGCTGCTCGGAGTCCTATCTCGGAAGCTCAACTTCCCGAACGAGACGTGGCTGGCCGCGCTCAGCGGACGCGTGCCTAGTAAGCACCTTGAGGTCAACTTAAGGGCATTTGAGGAGGGCCAGAAGCTCGCTGAGTTAAATTGA
- the xerA gene encoding site-specific tyrosine recombinase/integron integrase, with the protein MKTFIDEVERFGRYLKTRGYSLHTVRAYSADVQSFVRYLLARKTARPASTSGSGQQGISVVKDSLAGLKPAQISDFIADRFYEGDAKKTIQRRLAAVRAFLRFRCRTEGVEDNPADLVTGPKAEKKLPVFLTVDEAFALIEAVGAGRDFFAYRDRAILEMLYSTGIRVAELCGLSLFDINLGAREIRVLGKGAKERLVPMGRPAADALRDYLEARSRPSGVYKGPIDPKEKAIFLNRAGTRLSTRSVNKIVHKYIALSGSSKSISPHKLRHTCATHLYEAGMDLRHLQELLGHKNISTTSVYTHTNIERLRKVYNKSHPRS; encoded by the coding sequence TTGAAGACCTTCATTGACGAAGTGGAGCGATTTGGCCGCTATCTGAAAACACGCGGCTACTCGTTGCACACGGTGCGGGCCTACTCTGCGGATGTCCAGAGCTTTGTGCGTTACCTGCTCGCAAGAAAGACAGCCCGACCTGCCAGCACGAGTGGGTCTGGACAACAGGGAATCTCAGTAGTCAAAGACTCGCTCGCTGGCCTGAAGCCGGCCCAAATCAGCGACTTCATAGCTGATAGGTTCTACGAAGGCGATGCGAAGAAGACAATCCAAAGGCGCCTCGCCGCGGTAAGGGCTTTTCTGAGGTTTCGCTGCCGCACCGAGGGGGTAGAGGATAACCCCGCGGACCTAGTAACCGGCCCAAAGGCTGAGAAGAAACTTCCGGTGTTCTTGACCGTGGATGAGGCGTTCGCACTGATCGAGGCGGTCGGGGCAGGGCGGGACTTCTTCGCCTATCGGGACAGAGCCATTCTGGAGATGCTTTACAGCACGGGGATTCGTGTTGCGGAGCTGTGTGGTCTTTCACTTTTCGACATTAACCTGGGGGCTCGGGAGATTAGGGTTCTTGGCAAAGGCGCCAAGGAGCGGCTTGTGCCCATGGGCAGGCCGGCGGCAGATGCGTTGCGGGACTATCTTGAGGCCCGCTCGCGCCCTTCGGGCGTCTATAAGGGGCCAATAGACCCGAAAGAGAAGGCGATTTTTCTCAACAGGGCCGGAACGCGGCTTTCCACCAGGTCCGTTAACAAAATCGTGCACAAATACATCGCCCTGTCCGGCAGTTCAAAGTCGATCAGCCCGCACAAACTGCGCCACACATGCGCCACGCACCTTTACGAGGCTGGCATGGACTTGCGACACCTTCAGGAGCTTCTGGGCCACAAGAACATCAGCACGACCTCGGTCTATACTCACACGAATATAGAGCGGCTCAGAAAGGTCTATAACAAATCGCATCCCAGATCGTAG